Proteins encoded together in one Mycobacterium simiae window:
- the tilS gene encoding tRNA lysidine(34) synthetase TilS produces the protein MDRSGPVGQLRGAVEAFATTYPVAGDRWSVALSGGPDSLALTAVAAGLRATTALIVDHGLQPDSAAVAETARAQALELGCVAAQVIRVEVGPTRPAGGPEAAARAARYAALSAARRGPVLLAHTLDDQAETVLLGLGRGSGARSIAGMRPHDPPWLRPLLGVRRAITHAACQELGLRAWQDPHNTDRRFTRTRLRLEVLPLLEEVLGGGVAEALARTATALREDTGFIDELAAEALPGVTEGAGLRAGALAALAEPVRRRVIRAWLLAGGATGLTDKQIRGVDRLITAWRGQGGVAVGSDAPRERLIAGRRDGVLVLRREPV, from the coding sequence ATGGATCGATCGGGTCCTGTAGGACAGCTGCGCGGCGCTGTCGAGGCGTTCGCGACCACCTATCCGGTTGCCGGCGACCGATGGTCGGTGGCGCTGTCGGGCGGACCGGACTCCCTTGCCCTGACCGCCGTCGCCGCCGGTCTGCGGGCGACCACCGCGCTGATCGTGGACCACGGCCTGCAGCCCGACTCGGCCGCCGTCGCCGAAACCGCACGTGCCCAAGCGCTCGAGTTGGGATGCGTTGCCGCACAGGTAATTCGGGTCGAGGTGGGCCCAACCCGACCGGCGGGGGGCCCGGAGGCCGCGGCCCGCGCCGCCCGCTATGCGGCGTTGAGTGCGGCCCGGCGCGGGCCGGTGCTACTGGCCCACACCCTCGACGACCAGGCCGAGACGGTGTTGCTCGGGCTGGGCCGCGGTTCCGGGGCCCGCTCCATTGCCGGGATGCGCCCGCATGATCCGCCGTGGTTGCGGCCGTTGCTGGGAGTCCGCCGCGCCATCACCCACGCCGCCTGCCAGGAGTTGGGCCTGAGGGCCTGGCAGGATCCGCACAACACCGACCGCCGCTTCACTCGAACCCGGCTGCGGCTGGAGGTGCTGCCGCTGCTCGAGGAGGTGCTCGGCGGCGGCGTGGCCGAGGCGCTGGCCCGCACCGCGACCGCGCTGCGGGAGGACACCGGCTTCATCGACGAGCTGGCGGCCGAGGCGCTGCCCGGCGTCACGGAGGGTGCCGGGCTGCGCGCGGGCGCGCTGGCGGCCCTGGCCGAGCCGGTGCGGCGGCGGGTCATCCGGGCCTGGCTGCTGGCCGGCGGCGCCACCGGGCTCACCGACAAGCAGATCCGCGGTGTCGACCGGCTGATCACCGCGTGGCGCGGCCAGGGGGGCGTGGCGGTCGGTTCCGACGCGCCGCGCGAGCGTTTGATCGCCGGACGGCGCGACGGCGTGCTCGTGCTGCGGCGCGAACCTGTGTGA
- a CDS encoding class II glutamine amidotransferase domain-containing protein produces MCGIIGLHLRNPDLYPRLGALLAAMLGEMQDRGADSAGVAIYGDPVWSPSGQGCVSLIGVTGDARSAVAAVGAELGQPVDAVFVADTLLLRSAAPAAVLLDAARVAFPHAVLAGFGQDFAVLKGVGRPRDLVQRWGLAAAQGWQGVGHTRMATESAVNPSGCHPYAVGPGQCLVHNGSFANHASIRRELQRAGVQFDSENDSEVGARFVAQQLADGRDMQTALKALCAAFDGFYTLLVSDRNSFAVVRDAIACKPAVIAETDDWVAMASEYRALAQLPGVERARVWEPQPEVVYAWTR; encoded by the coding sequence ATGTGCGGCATCATCGGGTTACACCTGCGCAACCCCGATCTCTACCCACGGCTGGGCGCACTGCTCGCTGCGATGCTCGGCGAGATGCAAGACCGCGGCGCCGATTCGGCCGGGGTGGCGATCTACGGCGACCCGGTATGGTCACCGAGCGGGCAGGGCTGCGTCAGCCTCATCGGCGTCACCGGGGACGCCCGAAGCGCCGTGGCCGCGGTCGGCGCCGAACTCGGACAGCCCGTCGACGCCGTCTTCGTCGCCGACACCTTGTTGCTGCGCAGTGCGGCCCCGGCCGCGGTGCTGCTCGATGCCGCTCGGGTCGCGTTTCCGCACGCGGTCCTCGCCGGCTTCGGCCAAGATTTCGCAGTGCTCAAAGGGGTTGGGCGGCCGCGAGATTTGGTGCAGCGCTGGGGCTTGGCCGCCGCGCAGGGCTGGCAGGGTGTCGGCCACACCCGGATGGCCACCGAATCGGCGGTGAACCCGTCGGGTTGTCACCCGTACGCGGTGGGACCAGGTCAATGTTTGGTCCACAACGGCTCGTTCGCTAACCACGCCAGTATCCGACGGGAATTGCAAAGGGCCGGTGTGCAATTCGATTCCGAAAACGACAGCGAAGTGGGCGCGCGCTTTGTTGCCCAACAGCTCGCCGACGGGCGGGACATGCAAACCGCGCTGAAGGCGTTGTGTGCCGCCTTCGACGGCTTCTACACACTGCTGGTGTCCGACCGCAATTCGTTCGCGGTGGTCCGCGACGCCATCGCGTGCAAGCCCGCGGTGATCGCCGAAACCGACGACTGGGTAGCGATGGCCAGCGAATACCGCGCGCTTGCCCAATTGCCCGGTGTCGAGCGGGCCCGCGTCTGGGAACCCCAACCCGAGGTGGTCTACGCATGGACCAGATGA
- a CDS encoding helix-turn-helix domain-containing protein: MEERKPGVVRDSGDPAPVQREVVGEALTGNDLENAIARQVRSLRRAAGLSIADMADRVGISKAMLSKIENAQTSCSLSTLARLAAGLDVPVTVLFRGADTGHDAVYTENGRGSTIIGRGTRVGHHYELLGALRGPHKRLEPVLVTLTEASEVFPQFQHPGTEVLYMLEGVMVYGHGDAEYTLRPGDTLLLDGETLHGPHQLVRLPIRFLAITAYPDDRADG, translated from the coding sequence GTGGAGGAGCGCAAACCTGGTGTCGTACGCGACAGCGGCGATCCGGCGCCGGTACAGCGCGAGGTGGTGGGCGAGGCGCTGACCGGAAACGACCTGGAAAACGCCATCGCGCGCCAAGTTCGCAGCCTGCGGCGGGCCGCCGGCCTGTCGATCGCCGACATGGCCGATCGGGTCGGGATCTCCAAGGCGATGCTGTCGAAGATCGAGAACGCGCAAACCTCGTGCAGCCTCTCCACGCTGGCCAGGTTGGCCGCGGGCCTGGACGTCCCGGTGACGGTGCTGTTCCGCGGCGCCGACACCGGACACGACGCGGTCTACACCGAGAACGGGCGCGGCTCGACGATCATCGGCCGCGGCACCCGGGTGGGACACCACTACGAACTACTCGGGGCACTGCGGGGTCCGCACAAGCGCCTCGAGCCGGTACTGGTGACCCTGACCGAGGCCAGCGAAGTCTTCCCGCAGTTCCAGCACCCCGGCACCGAAGTCCTCTACATGCTCGAAGGCGTCATGGTCTACGGCCACGGCGATGCGGAATACACCCTGCGGCCCGGCGACACGCTGCTGCTCGACGGCGAGACGCTGCATGGCCCACATCAGTTGGTGCGCTTGCCAATCCGGTTCTTGGCGATCACCGCCTACCCCGACGACCGCGCCGACGGCTGA
- a CDS encoding DUF475 domain-containing protein: MAAARIFGISLIVTVAALVLGFLHGGLDALYLLVALGVLEVSLSFDNAVINAAVLKRMSPFWRRMFLTIGILIAVFGMRLLFPLLIVWATAGVDPVRALELAAAPPPHDALEFPDGSPSYEKLVTSAHPQIAAFGGLFLLMLFLDFLFNDRDIKWLKWIEVPFARVGRLAEVSVVVAAVTLVVVGTQLTHSGDDRATVLTAGLLGLVSYLVVNSLSQAFRPAGIDNEDPSEAGLLATGRAGLTLFVYLEVLDASFSFDGVTGAFAITSDPIVIALGLGLIGSMFVRSITIYLVQQQTLDRFVYLEHGAHWAIGALSVIMLLSIDERYRIHQVVTASVGVVVIGAALGWSVLRNRRAAGAG, encoded by the coding sequence ATGGCGGCGGCGCGCATCTTCGGGATTTCGCTAATCGTCACCGTGGCGGCCCTGGTACTCGGGTTCCTGCACGGCGGGCTCGACGCCCTGTATCTGTTGGTCGCCCTCGGCGTTCTCGAGGTATCGCTGTCCTTCGACAACGCGGTGATCAACGCGGCCGTGCTGAAGCGAATGAGCCCGTTCTGGCGGCGGATGTTCCTGACGATCGGGATCCTGATCGCCGTCTTCGGCATGCGACTGCTGTTCCCGTTGCTCATCGTGTGGGCCACCGCCGGAGTCGACCCCGTGCGCGCGCTGGAGCTGGCGGCCGCGCCGCCCCCGCACGACGCGCTGGAGTTTCCCGACGGGTCGCCCAGCTACGAGAAGCTGGTCACCTCCGCCCACCCGCAGATCGCCGCATTCGGCGGGCTGTTCTTGCTGATGCTGTTTCTGGACTTCCTCTTCAATGACCGAGATATCAAGTGGCTCAAATGGATTGAGGTGCCGTTCGCCCGGGTCGGTCGGCTCGCCGAAGTTTCCGTGGTGGTCGCGGCCGTCACGCTGGTCGTGGTCGGCACGCAGTTGACCCACTCCGGCGACGACCGCGCGACGGTGTTGACGGCCGGGTTGCTGGGTCTGGTGAGCTACCTGGTCGTCAACAGTTTGAGCCAGGCGTTCCGGCCTGCGGGTATCGATAACGAGGACCCCAGCGAGGCTGGGCTACTGGCGACGGGCCGGGCCGGGCTGACGCTGTTCGTGTATCTGGAAGTGCTCGACGCTTCCTTCTCGTTCGACGGGGTCACCGGCGCCTTCGCGATCACCTCGGACCCCATCGTGATCGCCTTGGGGCTCGGCCTGATCGGTTCGATGTTCGTCCGATCGATCACGATCTATCTGGTCCAGCAGCAAACGCTGGACCGTTTCGTGTACCTGGAACACGGCGCGCACTGGGCGATCGGCGCGTTGTCGGTGATCATGTTGCTGTCCATCGACGAGCGTTATCGGATCCACCAAGTCGTGACCGCCTCGGTGGGCGTTGTCGTGATCGGTGCCGCGTTGGGGTGGAGCGTGCTGCGCAACCGCCGTGCCGCCGGGGCCGGCTGA
- a CDS encoding inorganic diphosphatase — protein sequence MQFDVVIEIPKGQRNKYEVDHETGRVKLDRYLYTSMAYPTDYGFIENSLGEDGDPLDVLLLLPESVFPGVLVEARPVGMFKMVDEAGGDDKVLCVPAGDYRWDHIQDIGDVPAYELDVIKHFFSQYKALEPGKYVKAADWVGRAEAEAEVERSFARFKEAGH from the coding sequence GTGCAATTCGACGTGGTCATCGAGATCCCGAAAGGCCAACGCAACAAGTACGAAGTCGATCACGAGACCGGGCGGGTGAAGCTCGACCGCTACCTCTACACATCGATGGCCTACCCCACCGATTACGGCTTCATCGAGAACAGCCTCGGTGAAGACGGCGACCCGCTGGACGTCCTGCTGCTGCTCCCCGAGTCGGTGTTCCCGGGTGTGCTGGTCGAGGCGCGTCCGGTGGGCATGTTCAAGATGGTCGACGAGGCCGGCGGCGACGACAAGGTGTTGTGCGTGCCGGCCGGGGATTACCGGTGGGACCACATCCAGGACATCGGCGACGTTCCGGCCTACGAGCTGGACGTCATCAAACACTTCTTCTCGCAATACAAGGCGCTCGAGCCGGGCAAGTACGTCAAGGCCGCCGACTGGGTCGGCCGCGCCGAGGCCGAGGCCGAGGTGGAGCGCTCGTTCGCGCGGTTCAAGGAAGCCGGGCACTAA
- a CDS encoding DUF2304 domain-containing protein produces the protein MNWIQVLLIGSIIALLVYLLRSRRSSRSKAWVKVGYVLFVLAGIYAVLRPDDTTVIANWFGVRRGTDLMLYALIMAFSFTTLSTYMRFKDLELRYARLARAVALESAQAPDPR, from the coding sequence ATGAACTGGATCCAGGTACTGCTGATCGGCTCGATCATTGCGCTGCTGGTGTATTTGCTGCGGTCCCGCAGAAGCTCGCGGTCCAAGGCGTGGGTCAAGGTCGGCTACGTCTTGTTCGTGCTCGCCGGCATCTACGCCGTGCTGCGCCCCGACGACACCACCGTGATCGCGAACTGGTTCGGCGTACGGCGCGGCACCGACCTGATGCTCTACGCGCTGATCATGGCGTTCAGCTTCACCACGCTGAGCACCTACATGCGGTTCAAGGACCTGGAATTGCGCTACGCGCGGCTGGCCCGTGCGGTAGCACTGGAAAGCGCGCAGGCACCCGACCCGCGCTAG
- the glnT gene encoding type III glutamate--ammonia ligase translates to MPVTPDLATLCRDTDTAFVLALFVDLNGKPCAKLVPATAVEELSTDGVGFAGYAVGAIGQTPKDPDLIAMPDPASFTPIPFVKPGLALVHCDPYVLGSPWPFAPRNILKAVLRQVGDAGFDAWVGAEVEYFLLKKNPDGTLTTADDADTAPQPCYDARAVTRMYDHLTSLSDAMNALGWGNYANDHEDGNGQFEQNFKFADALTTADRVVTLRYLMSVLAAERGMIATFMPKPFADRTGSGLHLHLSLTSAGAAVFPGVEDERGLGLSQTAYGFVGGLLDHAAALQALIAPTVNSYKRTGAVSTASGASWAPRAPTYGGNDRTHYVRVPDNQRVELRGGDGSANPYLAIAAALGAGLDGIKRSTDPGAIGTLAATRPALPLTLLHAVEHLESDAVLTGVLDAALPPGERVEKPTVSDYYAALKRDEFFAWHAAISPWEIDTYLAAF, encoded by the coding sequence ATGCCCGTCACTCCTGACCTGGCGACGCTGTGTCGGGACACCGACACCGCGTTCGTTCTGGCGCTGTTCGTCGACCTCAACGGCAAGCCGTGCGCCAAGCTCGTTCCCGCTACAGCCGTCGAGGAGCTCAGCACCGACGGCGTCGGATTCGCCGGGTACGCCGTCGGCGCGATCGGCCAAACGCCGAAAGATCCCGATTTGATCGCCATGCCCGACCCGGCGTCGTTTACCCCGATCCCGTTCGTCAAGCCGGGCCTAGCGCTGGTGCACTGCGACCCCTACGTACTAGGCAGCCCGTGGCCGTTCGCGCCGCGCAACATTCTCAAGGCCGTGCTGCGCCAGGTGGGCGACGCCGGGTTTGACGCCTGGGTGGGCGCCGAGGTCGAGTACTTCTTGCTCAAGAAGAATCCCGACGGCACCCTCACTACCGCCGACGACGCCGACACCGCCCCGCAGCCCTGTTACGACGCGCGTGCCGTCACCCGCATGTATGACCACTTGACCTCGCTCAGCGACGCGATGAACGCGCTCGGCTGGGGCAACTACGCCAACGACCACGAGGACGGAAACGGGCAATTCGAACAGAACTTCAAGTTCGCCGATGCCCTGACCACTGCCGACCGCGTCGTCACACTGCGCTATCTGATGTCGGTGCTGGCCGCGGAGCGCGGCATGATTGCCACGTTCATGCCCAAACCCTTCGCCGACCGCACCGGCAGCGGCCTACATCTGCACCTGTCCCTGACCAGCGCGGGAGCGGCCGTATTTCCCGGTGTCGAGGACGAGCGCGGGCTCGGGCTCTCGCAGACCGCGTACGGCTTCGTGGGCGGCCTCCTCGATCACGCCGCCGCGCTGCAGGCGCTGATCGCCCCAACTGTCAACTCCTACAAGCGAACCGGAGCGGTGTCCACTGCCTCCGGAGCGTCCTGGGCGCCCCGCGCACCGACCTACGGTGGAAACGACCGGACCCACTATGTCCGGGTGCCCGACAACCAGCGCGTCGAGCTGCGCGGGGGAGACGGCTCGGCCAACCCCTACCTGGCCATAGCGGCAGCCCTGGGTGCCGGCCTGGACGGCATCAAACGCAGCACCGACCCCGGTGCCATCGGCACGCTCGCCGCCACCCGGCCGGCCCTGCCGTTGACCTTGTTGCACGCCGTGGAGCATCTCGAATCCGACGCGGTGCTGACCGGCGTCCTCGATGCGGCGCTGCCACCAGGCGAGCGCGTCGAAAAGCCAACGGTGTCAGACTATTACGCGGCGCTCAAGCGTGATGAATTCTTCGCCTGGCACGCCGCGATCAGCCCCTGGGAAATCGACACCTACCTGGCCGCCTTCTAG
- a CDS encoding glycosyltransferase family 2 protein has product MSIETHYPGVWIVIPAFNEATVIGEVIADVRSVFDNVVCVDDGSTDDTGELARRAGAHLVRHPVNLGQGAAIQTGVEYARKQPGAQMFATFDADGQHRVKDVATMIDRLTTEDVDIIIGTRFGGQETTRPPLLKRLVLQTAARLSRRGRRLGLTDTNNGLRVFNKTVADGLDITMSGMSHANEFVMLVAENHWRVAEQPVEVLYTEYSRSKGQPLLNGVNIIFDGFLRGRIPR; this is encoded by the coding sequence GTGAGCATCGAAACGCATTACCCCGGCGTCTGGATCGTCATTCCCGCCTTCAACGAAGCCACCGTCATCGGCGAGGTGATCGCCGACGTGCGCTCGGTCTTCGACAACGTGGTGTGCGTCGACGACGGCAGCACCGACGACACCGGCGAACTGGCCCGCCGGGCCGGGGCGCATCTGGTGCGCCACCCGGTCAACCTCGGTCAAGGAGCGGCCATCCAGACCGGCGTCGAGTACGCCCGCAAGCAGCCTGGGGCGCAGATGTTCGCGACCTTCGACGCCGACGGTCAACACCGCGTCAAGGACGTGGCCACGATGATCGATCGGCTCACTACCGAAGACGTCGACATCATCATCGGCACCCGGTTCGGCGGGCAAGAGACCACCCGTCCGCCGTTGCTGAAGCGGCTCGTGCTGCAGACCGCCGCGCGATTGAGCCGGCGCGGCCGCCGGCTGGGCCTGACCGACACCAACAATGGGCTACGGGTGTTCAACAAGACGGTGGCCGACGGCCTCGACATCACCATGAGCGGCATGAGTCACGCCAACGAATTCGTCATGCTCGTCGCCGAAAACCATTGGCGGGTGGCCGAACAACCGGTCGAGGTGTTGTACACCGAATACTCGCGGTCCAAGGGCCAGCCACTGCTCAACGGCGTCAACATCATTTTCGACGGGTTCCTGCGCGGCAGGATTCCGAGATGA
- a CDS encoding NAD-dependent epimerase/dehydratase family protein produces MRALVTGAAGFIGSTLVDRLLTDGHSVVSLDNFATGKATNLEHLADDVAHDFIEADIVTADLVAILDEHRPEVVFHLAAQIDVRRSVADPQFDASVNVIGTIRLAEAARRAGVRKVVHTSSGGSIYGTPPQYPTPETVPADPASPYAAGKVAGEIYLNTFRNLYGLDCSHIAPANVYGPRQDPHGEAGVVAIFAQALLSGKPTKVFGDGSKTRDYVFVDDVVDAFVRAAGDVGGGQRFNVGTGIETSDRQLHTAVANAVGGPDDPEFHPDRLGDLRRSCLDIGAAADVLGWRPRVQLEEGVRRTVEYFRKAHAG; encoded by the coding sequence GTGCGCGCACTGGTTACCGGGGCAGCCGGGTTCATCGGCTCCACGCTGGTCGACCGCCTACTGACGGACGGTCACTCGGTCGTGAGCCTGGACAACTTCGCGACGGGCAAAGCGACCAACCTCGAGCATCTGGCCGACGATGTCGCCCACGACTTCATCGAGGCCGACATCGTCACCGCGGACCTGGTCGCGATCCTCGACGAGCATCGACCCGAGGTGGTGTTCCACCTCGCGGCGCAGATCGACGTCCGGCGTTCGGTGGCCGATCCGCAGTTCGACGCCTCGGTCAACGTGATTGGCACGATCAGGCTGGCCGAAGCCGCGCGCCGCGCGGGCGTGCGCAAGGTCGTGCACACCTCGTCCGGCGGGTCCATCTACGGCACCCCGCCGCAGTACCCCACGCCAGAGACCGTTCCCGCCGATCCGGCGTCGCCGTACGCCGCGGGCAAGGTGGCCGGCGAGATCTACCTGAACACCTTCCGCAACCTGTACGGCCTGGACTGCTCGCACATCGCACCGGCCAACGTCTACGGCCCGCGCCAGGATCCGCACGGCGAGGCCGGCGTGGTGGCGATCTTCGCTCAGGCGCTGCTGTCGGGTAAGCCCACCAAGGTGTTCGGCGACGGCAGCAAGACCCGCGACTATGTGTTCGTCGACGACGTGGTCGATGCGTTCGTCAGGGCCGCCGGCGATGTGGGCGGCGGACAGCGGTTCAACGTCGGCACCGGGATCGAGACGTCCGACCGGCAGCTGCACACGGCGGTGGCAAACGCTGTCGGTGGTCCGGACGACCCGGAGTTCCATCCCGATCGGCTGGGCGATTTGAGGCGTTCCTGCCTGGACATCGGTGCCGCGGCAGACGTTTTGGGTTGGCGTCCGCGCGTTCAGCTCGAAGAGGGCGTGCGCCGCACCGTCGAGTACTTCCGCAAGGCGCACGCCGGCTAG
- the dacB gene encoding D-alanyl-D-alanine carboxypeptidase/D-alanyl-D-alanine endopeptidase yields the protein MGRTRWRKSTQVLIGLAVLAFVAAVVAAATFFTTGGHGSSGSHAPVPPPRPPVLKPGVVPVADNAETPSPGGLAAVLAPVVADPNLGRFGGRITDALTGNQLWQLADDMPLVPASTNKVLTAAAALLTLDRQARISTRVVAGSANAQGPVVLVGAGDPTLSAAPTEVPTWYRGAARIGDLVEQIHRSGMTPTAVQVDISAFSGPTMAQGWDPADIDNGDIAPIEPVMIDCGRIQPTTVNSRRSKTPALDAGRELAKALGLDPAAVSIGTAPSGARQLAVVQSAPLVQRLGEMMDHSDNVLAESIGREVAAAINRPRSFAGAVDAVTNRLNTAHVDTTGATLVDSSGLSVDDRLTARTLDGTVQAAAGPDQPSLRALLDLLPIAGGSGTLAERFLDQSTNQGPAGWLRAKTGSLTAINSLVGVVTDRSGRVLTFAFISNAAGPNGRNAMDAVAARLWTCGCA from the coding sequence ATGGGTCGTACTCGCTGGCGGAAATCCACCCAGGTCTTGATCGGATTGGCCGTGCTGGCGTTCGTCGCCGCCGTGGTGGCCGCCGCAACCTTTTTCACCACGGGTGGCCACGGCAGTAGCGGCAGCCACGCTCCGGTACCGCCGCCCCGGCCGCCGGTCCTGAAGCCGGGTGTGGTGCCCGTCGCCGATAATGCCGAGACGCCGTCGCCCGGTGGACTGGCGGCCGTGTTGGCACCCGTGGTCGCCGACCCCAACCTGGGCCGGTTCGGCGGCCGGATCACCGACGCGCTCACCGGCAACCAGCTGTGGCAGTTGGCCGACGACATGCCGCTGGTGCCGGCGTCGACGAATAAGGTACTGACCGCGGCCGCGGCATTGCTGACGCTGGATCGGCAGGCCCGGATCAGCACCCGCGTGGTGGCCGGCAGCGCGAACGCGCAAGGACCGGTTGTGCTGGTCGGCGCGGGGGACCCGACCCTGTCTGCCGCACCGACCGAGGTGCCCACCTGGTACCGCGGCGCCGCCCGGATCGGTGATTTGGTGGAGCAGATCCATCGCAGTGGCATGACCCCGACGGCCGTGCAGGTGGACATCTCGGCATTTTCCGGACCGACGATGGCGCAGGGCTGGGACCCGGCCGACATCGACAACGGCGACATCGCGCCGATCGAGCCGGTGATGATCGACTGCGGGCGTATCCAGCCGACCACCGTCAACTCGCGGCGATCCAAGACACCGGCCCTGGACGCCGGGCGGGAACTGGCGAAAGCGCTCGGTCTGGATCCGGCCGCGGTGAGCATCGGCACGGCGCCGTCCGGGGCACGCCAGCTGGCGGTGGTGCAATCCGCGCCGCTGGTGCAGCGGCTCGGCGAAATGATGGACCACTCCGACAATGTGCTGGCCGAGTCCATCGGGCGTGAGGTGGCGGCGGCGATCAATCGCCCGCGCAGCTTCGCGGGCGCGGTCGATGCGGTGACCAACCGCTTGAACACCGCGCACGTCGACACGACCGGCGCCACGCTGGTGGACTCCAGTGGACTCTCGGTCGACGACCGCCTGACCGCCCGGACCCTCGACGGGACAGTGCAGGCAGCGGCCGGGCCGGACCAGCCGTCGCTGCGCGCGCTGCTGGATCTCCTTCCCATCGCCGGCGGCAGCGGGACGCTGGCCGAACGCTTCCTCGACCAGTCCACCAATCAAGGCCCGGCCGGCTGGTTGCGCGCCAAAACCGGATCGTTGACCGCCATCAACTCGTTGGTCGGCGTCGTTACCGACCGCAGTGGGCGGGTCCTCACGTTTGCGTTCATCTCCAACGCCGCGGGCCCCAACGGGCGCAACGCGATGGACGCTGTCGCCGCCCGGCTGTGGACGTGCGGGTGCGCATGA
- a CDS encoding zinc-dependent metalloprotease — MTQSSELTLGTAVDWGFAATVGVRLARPGPPASDYTRRQVIEELASSATRAEPLVRDVTGLVTGGDVPAARIVDRREWVRAAANSMRLMTNGTEKPRGFVTGRVTGAQTGAVLAFVASGILGQYDPFAADKEGCLLLVYPNVIAVERQLRVVPADFRLWVCLHEVTHRVQFTTNPWLPDYMSDALALLTRDAGDNFGEVASRLSDYVRNRGLSGSESEGGPTGIVGLVRAVQSEPQRHALDRLLVLGTLLEGHAEHVMDAVGPKAVPSVATIRGRFDDRRQRKQPPLQRLLRALLGLDAKLSQYTRGKAFVDEVVARVGMERFNAVWSGPETLPLPVEIEEPQRWIDRVL, encoded by the coding sequence ATGACGCAGTCGTCCGAACTGACCCTGGGTACCGCCGTCGATTGGGGCTTCGCCGCCACCGTCGGCGTCCGGTTGGCCCGGCCGGGTCCGCCGGCCAGCGATTACACCCGCCGCCAGGTCATCGAGGAGCTGGCGAGTTCGGCGACGCGAGCCGAACCGCTGGTGCGTGACGTCACCGGGTTGGTCACCGGCGGCGACGTGCCGGCGGCGCGCATCGTGGACCGGCGGGAGTGGGTTCGCGCGGCGGCAAACTCCATGCGGTTGATGACGAACGGCACCGAAAAGCCGCGGGGCTTCGTGACCGGCCGGGTCACGGGTGCGCAGACCGGGGCCGTGCTGGCGTTCGTGGCATCCGGCATCCTCGGCCAGTACGACCCGTTCGCGGCCGACAAAGAAGGCTGTTTGCTGCTGGTCTATCCCAACGTCATCGCGGTCGAGCGGCAGCTGCGGGTGGTGCCGGCGGATTTCCGGCTGTGGGTCTGCTTGCACGAGGTGACCCATCGCGTGCAATTCACCACCAACCCGTGGCTGCCCGACTACATGTCGGACGCGCTGGCGCTGCTGACCCGGGACGCGGGCGACAACTTCGGCGAGGTGGCCAGCCGGCTGTCGGACTACGTGCGCAATCGCGGACTCAGCGGCTCCGAGTCCGAGGGGGGCCCGACCGGCATCGTCGGGCTGGTACGCGCGGTCCAGTCTGAGCCGCAGCGTCACGCGCTGGATCGGCTGCTGGTCCTGGGCACGCTGCTGGAAGGCCACGCCGAGCACGTGATGGACGCCGTCGGGCCCAAGGCGGTGCCATCGGTGGCCACCATCCGCGGCCGATTCGACGACCGGCGGCAACGCAAACAACCGCCGCTGCAGCGGCTGCTGCGCGCCCTGCTGGGCCTCGATGCCAAGCTCAGCCAGTACACCCGTGGGAAGGCCTTCGTCGACGAGGTCGTGGCCCGGGTCGGCATGGAACGGTTCAACGCGGTCTGGTCGGGCCCCGAGACGTTGCCGTTGCCCGTCGAAATCGAAGAGCCCCAGCGATGGATCGATCGGGTCCTGTAG